From Alligator mississippiensis isolate rAllMis1 chromosome 9, rAllMis1, whole genome shotgun sequence, one genomic window encodes:
- the TPX2 gene encoding targeting protein for Xklp2 isoform X1: protein MPHPSSRYSFDAPDTHINFAALSDDDVHSADSWFDRTDNLENVFPTQDVVSVLQNTPAVSKANLPEVQMVKSSENYDAEDAETGQVQATLVTKNIFGSLTTWRTTSNNASAPAGTSQRMTRRLSGQQKNAQQRKRLAKVKAEMHAVASVKKEEIPPLKKQKIVPGKTKSSVPCCVASSSSREVLTEIPTESEHLHNTECSPTKPRGKLNVHTTPTLLKRSNPSGKLKSTEEQELEKMQQLQQEVVELRKRNEESLKAAIAGAGQPAKKAIIQVTKPVDFHFCTEERIKQHTESQPGNEYKEVNFVSGLRKHPPSPVRVAKGLTVPKPFNLSQGNKRKFEETAAEYVSLAQQIESFQKRTPSRYHLRSKKSDEGPIPAKPLKARLTNPKTPVLQTKRRLRPVTCKSTAELEAEELEKIQQYKFKAQELDPRILEGGPILPKKPPAKELTQPIGFDLEIEKRIRERESKKQQEEEPFEFHSRPCPTKILEDVVGVPEKKQLPVTVPKSPAFALKDRVRMLTREEEKEQEMVPAIKANPMPHYGVPFKPKVPEQRHVEVCPFSFDARDRERLIQKEKKIEELQKEEVPKFKALPLPQFDHVNLPEKKVKNPTQPEPFHLQIDERGATKLQNWKQQIKDDLKRQKEAACFKARPNAVVHQEPFLPKKENKPLSESISGSVVPDSFELATEKRAKERQEFEKRLAELEAQKERLQEEARRQVEEQSKEEVARLRQELVHKANPVRKYRSVEVKPSDQPLTTPRSPNFSDRFRC, encoded by the exons ATGCCTCATCCAAGCTCTCGCTATTCTTTTGATGCTCCGGACACCCATATCAACTTTGCAGCTCTGAGCGATGACGACGTACATAGTGCCGACTCCTGGTTTG ATCGTACAGACAACTTGGAGAATGTCTTTCCTACGCAGGATGTGGTCTCTGTCTTGCAGAACACGCCTGCTGTTTCGAAAGCTAACCTTCCAGAAGTCCAGATGGTAAAATCCA GTGAAAATTATGATGCAGAGGATGCAGAaacagggcaggtgcaggcaacCTTggttacaaagaacatttttggCTCCCTGACAACTTGGAGAACCACCTCCAACAATGCTTCTGCCCCTGCAGGAACTTCTCAAAG AATGACCAGAAGACTGTCTGGTCAACAGAAAAATGCACAGCAGCGCAAACGCCTGGCCAAAGTCAAAGCAGAGATGCATGCAGTTGCCTCAGTCAAAAAAGAAGAGATTCCACCCTTGAAAAAGCAGAAAAT AGTACCAGGGAAAACTAAATCCTCTGTGCCATGTTGTGTAGCCAG TTCCAGCAGCAGAGAAGTGCTGACCGAAATACCCACAGAGAGTGAACACTTACACAATACTGAATGCTCCCCAACAAAACCCAGAGGCAAGCTGAATGTGCACACTACACCAACATTGCTGAA AAGGAGCAATCCTTCTGGCAAGCTGAAGAGCAcagaggagcaggagctggaaaaGATGCAGCAACTGCAGCAGGAGGTGGTTGAACTGCGTAAGAGGAACGAAGAGTCCCTGAAAGCAGCTATTGCTGGTGCAG GACAACCTGCAAAGAAAGCCATCATTCAGGTTACAAAGCCAGTCGACTTCCATTTCTGCACTGAGGAGAGAATCAAGCAGCACACAGAAAGCCAGCCTGGAAATGAGTACAAGGAGGTCAATTTTGTGTCCGGCCTGAGGAAGCATCCTCCTTCTCCG GTACGAGTGGCAAAGGGGCTCACTGTCCCCAAGCCTTTCAATCTCTCCCAAGGGAACAAAAGGAAGTTTGAAGAAACTGCCGCTGAGTACGTCTCCCTTGCTCAGCAGATTGAATCATTCCAGAAACGCACTCCCTCTCGCTACCATCTAAGAAGCAAGAAGTCTGACGAAG GTCCAATTCCAGCAAAGCCCCTGAAGGCCAGGCTTACCAACCCCAAAACTCCAGTGCTTCAAACAAAGCGGCGTCTGAGACCTGTGACCTGCAAAAGtacagcagagctggaggcagaggaACTAGAGAAAATCCAGCA GTACAAATTCAAAGCTCAGGAGCTGGACCCCAGGATCTTGGAGGGTGGGCCAATCCTACCCAAGAAGCCCCCTGCAAAAGAGCTTACACAACCAATTGGGTTTGACTTGGAAATAGAGAAACGGATTCGGGAACGAGAGAGTAAGaaacagcaagaggaggagcccTTTGAATTCCATTCCAGGCCATGCCCGACTAAAATCTTAGAGGATGTCGTG GGCGTTCCAGAAAAGAAGCAACTTCCTGTTACAGTTCCCAAATCCCCAGCCTTTGCCTTGAAGGACAGAGTCCGAATGCTTACTCGAGAGGAAGAAAAG GAACAGGAGATGGTACCGGCAATCAAAGCTAACCCTATGCCACACTACGGAGTGCCCTTCAAGCCTAAAGTCCCAGAGCAGAGGCATGTGGAAGTCTGCCCCTTCTCTTTTGATGCTCGAGACAGAGAGAGATTaatacaaaaggagaaaaaaattgaagAGCTGCAGAAAGAGGAG GTGCCAAAGTTCAAAGCactccccctgcctcagtttgACCATGTCAACCTGCCAGAAAAGAAGGTGAAGAACCCAACGCAACCTGAACCCTTCCACCTCCAGATCGATGAACGGGGAGCTACGAAGTTACAGAACTGGAAGCAACAG atcaAAGACGACCTGAAACGACAGAAAGAGGCTGCCTGTTTCAAAGCTCGTCCCAACGCTGTGGTGCACCAGGAGCCTTTCCttccaaagaaagaaaacaagccaTTATCAG AGAGCATTTCTGGTTCTGTAGTTCCTGACAGCTTTGAGCTGGCAACAGAGAAGAGGGCTAAAGAGCGGCAAGAATTTGAAAAGCGATTGGCTGAGTTGGAAGCCCAAAAAGAGAGGCTTCAAGAAGAGGCCAGACGGCAGGTGGAGGAACAAAGCAAGGAAGAAGTTGCCAGGCTGAGACAAGAACTG GTGCACAAGGCAAACCCAGTTCGCAAGTACCGTAGCGTGGAAGTGAAGCCCAGTGACCAGCCACTGACGACACCAAGGTCTCCCAACTTTTCAGACAGATTCCGGTGCTGA
- the TPX2 gene encoding targeting protein for Xklp2 isoform X3, which yields MPHPSSRYSFDAPDTHINFAALSDDDVHSADSWFDRTDNLENVFPTQDVVSVLQNTPAVSKANLPEVQMVKSSENYDAEDAETGQVQATLVTKNIFGSLTTWRTTSNNASAPAGTSQRMTRRLSGQQKNAQQRKRLAKVKAEMHAVASVKKEEIPPLKKQKISSSREVLTEIPTESEHLHNTECSPTKPRGKLNVHTTPTLLKRSNPSGKLKSTEEQELEKMQQLQQEVVELRKRNEESLKAAIAGAGQPAKKAIIQVTKPVDFHFCTEERIKQHTESQPGNEYKEVNFVSGLRKHPPSPVRVAKGLTVPKPFNLSQGNKRKFEETAAEYVSLAQQIESFQKRTPSRYHLRSKKSDEGPIPAKPLKARLTNPKTPVLQTKRRLRPVTCKSTAELEAEELEKIQQYKFKAQELDPRILEGGPILPKKPPAKELTQPIGFDLEIEKRIRERESKKQQEEEPFEFHSRPCPTKILEDVVGVPEKKQLPVTVPKSPAFALKDRVRMLTREEEKEQEMVPAIKANPMPHYGVPFKPKVPEQRHVEVCPFSFDARDRERLIQKEKKIEELQKEEVPKFKALPLPQFDHVNLPEKKVKNPTQPEPFHLQIDERGATKLQNWKQQIKDDLKRQKEAACFKARPNAVVHQEPFLPKKENKPLSESISGSVVPDSFELATEKRAKERQEFEKRLAELEAQKERLQEEARRQVEEQSKEEVARLRQELVHKANPVRKYRSVEVKPSDQPLTTPRSPNFSDRFRC from the exons ATGCCTCATCCAAGCTCTCGCTATTCTTTTGATGCTCCGGACACCCATATCAACTTTGCAGCTCTGAGCGATGACGACGTACATAGTGCCGACTCCTGGTTTG ATCGTACAGACAACTTGGAGAATGTCTTTCCTACGCAGGATGTGGTCTCTGTCTTGCAGAACACGCCTGCTGTTTCGAAAGCTAACCTTCCAGAAGTCCAGATGGTAAAATCCA GTGAAAATTATGATGCAGAGGATGCAGAaacagggcaggtgcaggcaacCTTggttacaaagaacatttttggCTCCCTGACAACTTGGAGAACCACCTCCAACAATGCTTCTGCCCCTGCAGGAACTTCTCAAAG AATGACCAGAAGACTGTCTGGTCAACAGAAAAATGCACAGCAGCGCAAACGCCTGGCCAAAGTCAAAGCAGAGATGCATGCAGTTGCCTCAGTCAAAAAAGAAGAGATTCCACCCTTGAAAAAGCAGAAAAT TTCCAGCAGCAGAGAAGTGCTGACCGAAATACCCACAGAGAGTGAACACTTACACAATACTGAATGCTCCCCAACAAAACCCAGAGGCAAGCTGAATGTGCACACTACACCAACATTGCTGAA AAGGAGCAATCCTTCTGGCAAGCTGAAGAGCAcagaggagcaggagctggaaaaGATGCAGCAACTGCAGCAGGAGGTGGTTGAACTGCGTAAGAGGAACGAAGAGTCCCTGAAAGCAGCTATTGCTGGTGCAG GACAACCTGCAAAGAAAGCCATCATTCAGGTTACAAAGCCAGTCGACTTCCATTTCTGCACTGAGGAGAGAATCAAGCAGCACACAGAAAGCCAGCCTGGAAATGAGTACAAGGAGGTCAATTTTGTGTCCGGCCTGAGGAAGCATCCTCCTTCTCCG GTACGAGTGGCAAAGGGGCTCACTGTCCCCAAGCCTTTCAATCTCTCCCAAGGGAACAAAAGGAAGTTTGAAGAAACTGCCGCTGAGTACGTCTCCCTTGCTCAGCAGATTGAATCATTCCAGAAACGCACTCCCTCTCGCTACCATCTAAGAAGCAAGAAGTCTGACGAAG GTCCAATTCCAGCAAAGCCCCTGAAGGCCAGGCTTACCAACCCCAAAACTCCAGTGCTTCAAACAAAGCGGCGTCTGAGACCTGTGACCTGCAAAAGtacagcagagctggaggcagaggaACTAGAGAAAATCCAGCA GTACAAATTCAAAGCTCAGGAGCTGGACCCCAGGATCTTGGAGGGTGGGCCAATCCTACCCAAGAAGCCCCCTGCAAAAGAGCTTACACAACCAATTGGGTTTGACTTGGAAATAGAGAAACGGATTCGGGAACGAGAGAGTAAGaaacagcaagaggaggagcccTTTGAATTCCATTCCAGGCCATGCCCGACTAAAATCTTAGAGGATGTCGTG GGCGTTCCAGAAAAGAAGCAACTTCCTGTTACAGTTCCCAAATCCCCAGCCTTTGCCTTGAAGGACAGAGTCCGAATGCTTACTCGAGAGGAAGAAAAG GAACAGGAGATGGTACCGGCAATCAAAGCTAACCCTATGCCACACTACGGAGTGCCCTTCAAGCCTAAAGTCCCAGAGCAGAGGCATGTGGAAGTCTGCCCCTTCTCTTTTGATGCTCGAGACAGAGAGAGATTaatacaaaaggagaaaaaaattgaagAGCTGCAGAAAGAGGAG GTGCCAAAGTTCAAAGCactccccctgcctcagtttgACCATGTCAACCTGCCAGAAAAGAAGGTGAAGAACCCAACGCAACCTGAACCCTTCCACCTCCAGATCGATGAACGGGGAGCTACGAAGTTACAGAACTGGAAGCAACAG atcaAAGACGACCTGAAACGACAGAAAGAGGCTGCCTGTTTCAAAGCTCGTCCCAACGCTGTGGTGCACCAGGAGCCTTTCCttccaaagaaagaaaacaagccaTTATCAG AGAGCATTTCTGGTTCTGTAGTTCCTGACAGCTTTGAGCTGGCAACAGAGAAGAGGGCTAAAGAGCGGCAAGAATTTGAAAAGCGATTGGCTGAGTTGGAAGCCCAAAAAGAGAGGCTTCAAGAAGAGGCCAGACGGCAGGTGGAGGAACAAAGCAAGGAAGAAGTTGCCAGGCTGAGACAAGAACTG GTGCACAAGGCAAACCCAGTTCGCAAGTACCGTAGCGTGGAAGTGAAGCCCAGTGACCAGCCACTGACGACACCAAGGTCTCCCAACTTTTCAGACAGATTCCGGTGCTGA
- the TPX2 gene encoding targeting protein for Xklp2 isoform X2 yields the protein MPHPSSRYSFDAPDTHINFAALSDDDVHSADSWFDRTDNLENVFPTQDVVSVLQNTPAVSKANLPEVQMVKSSENYDAEDAETGQVQATLVTKNIFGSLTTWRTTSNNASAPAGTSQRMTRRLSGQQKNAQQRKRLAKVKAEMHAVASVKKEEIPPLKKQKIVPGKTKSSVPCCVASSSSREVLTEIPTESEHLHNTECSPTKPRGKLNVHTTPTLLKRSNPSGKLKSTEEQELEKMQQLQQEVVELRKRNEESLKAAIAGAGQPAKKAIIQVTKPVDFHFCTEERIKQHTESQPGNEYKEVNFVSGLRKHPPSPVRVAKGLTVPKPFNLSQGNKRKFEETAAEYVSLAQQIESFQKRTPSRYHLRSKKSDEGPIPAKPLKARLTNPKTPVLQTKRRLRPVTCKSTAELEAEELEKIQQYKFKAQELDPRILEGGPILPKKPPAKELTQPIGFDLEIEKRIRERESKKQQEEEPFEFHSRPCPTKILEDVVGVPEKKQLPVTVPKSPAFALKDRVRMLTREEEKEQEMVPAIKANPMPHYGVPFKPKVPEQRHVEVCPFSFDARDRERLIQKEKKIEELQKEEVPKFKALPLPQFDHVNLPEKKVKNPTQPEPFHLQIDERGATKLQNWKQQIKDDLKRQKEAACFKARPNAVVHQEPFLPKKENKPLSVPDSFELATEKRAKERQEFEKRLAELEAQKERLQEEARRQVEEQSKEEVARLRQELVHKANPVRKYRSVEVKPSDQPLTTPRSPNFSDRFRC from the exons ATGCCTCATCCAAGCTCTCGCTATTCTTTTGATGCTCCGGACACCCATATCAACTTTGCAGCTCTGAGCGATGACGACGTACATAGTGCCGACTCCTGGTTTG ATCGTACAGACAACTTGGAGAATGTCTTTCCTACGCAGGATGTGGTCTCTGTCTTGCAGAACACGCCTGCTGTTTCGAAAGCTAACCTTCCAGAAGTCCAGATGGTAAAATCCA GTGAAAATTATGATGCAGAGGATGCAGAaacagggcaggtgcaggcaacCTTggttacaaagaacatttttggCTCCCTGACAACTTGGAGAACCACCTCCAACAATGCTTCTGCCCCTGCAGGAACTTCTCAAAG AATGACCAGAAGACTGTCTGGTCAACAGAAAAATGCACAGCAGCGCAAACGCCTGGCCAAAGTCAAAGCAGAGATGCATGCAGTTGCCTCAGTCAAAAAAGAAGAGATTCCACCCTTGAAAAAGCAGAAAAT AGTACCAGGGAAAACTAAATCCTCTGTGCCATGTTGTGTAGCCAG TTCCAGCAGCAGAGAAGTGCTGACCGAAATACCCACAGAGAGTGAACACTTACACAATACTGAATGCTCCCCAACAAAACCCAGAGGCAAGCTGAATGTGCACACTACACCAACATTGCTGAA AAGGAGCAATCCTTCTGGCAAGCTGAAGAGCAcagaggagcaggagctggaaaaGATGCAGCAACTGCAGCAGGAGGTGGTTGAACTGCGTAAGAGGAACGAAGAGTCCCTGAAAGCAGCTATTGCTGGTGCAG GACAACCTGCAAAGAAAGCCATCATTCAGGTTACAAAGCCAGTCGACTTCCATTTCTGCACTGAGGAGAGAATCAAGCAGCACACAGAAAGCCAGCCTGGAAATGAGTACAAGGAGGTCAATTTTGTGTCCGGCCTGAGGAAGCATCCTCCTTCTCCG GTACGAGTGGCAAAGGGGCTCACTGTCCCCAAGCCTTTCAATCTCTCCCAAGGGAACAAAAGGAAGTTTGAAGAAACTGCCGCTGAGTACGTCTCCCTTGCTCAGCAGATTGAATCATTCCAGAAACGCACTCCCTCTCGCTACCATCTAAGAAGCAAGAAGTCTGACGAAG GTCCAATTCCAGCAAAGCCCCTGAAGGCCAGGCTTACCAACCCCAAAACTCCAGTGCTTCAAACAAAGCGGCGTCTGAGACCTGTGACCTGCAAAAGtacagcagagctggaggcagaggaACTAGAGAAAATCCAGCA GTACAAATTCAAAGCTCAGGAGCTGGACCCCAGGATCTTGGAGGGTGGGCCAATCCTACCCAAGAAGCCCCCTGCAAAAGAGCTTACACAACCAATTGGGTTTGACTTGGAAATAGAGAAACGGATTCGGGAACGAGAGAGTAAGaaacagcaagaggaggagcccTTTGAATTCCATTCCAGGCCATGCCCGACTAAAATCTTAGAGGATGTCGTG GGCGTTCCAGAAAAGAAGCAACTTCCTGTTACAGTTCCCAAATCCCCAGCCTTTGCCTTGAAGGACAGAGTCCGAATGCTTACTCGAGAGGAAGAAAAG GAACAGGAGATGGTACCGGCAATCAAAGCTAACCCTATGCCACACTACGGAGTGCCCTTCAAGCCTAAAGTCCCAGAGCAGAGGCATGTGGAAGTCTGCCCCTTCTCTTTTGATGCTCGAGACAGAGAGAGATTaatacaaaaggagaaaaaaattgaagAGCTGCAGAAAGAGGAG GTGCCAAAGTTCAAAGCactccccctgcctcagtttgACCATGTCAACCTGCCAGAAAAGAAGGTGAAGAACCCAACGCAACCTGAACCCTTCCACCTCCAGATCGATGAACGGGGAGCTACGAAGTTACAGAACTGGAAGCAACAG atcaAAGACGACCTGAAACGACAGAAAGAGGCTGCCTGTTTCAAAGCTCGTCCCAACGCTGTGGTGCACCAGGAGCCTTTCCttccaaagaaagaaaacaagccaTTATCAG TTCCTGACAGCTTTGAGCTGGCAACAGAGAAGAGGGCTAAAGAGCGGCAAGAATTTGAAAAGCGATTGGCTGAGTTGGAAGCCCAAAAAGAGAGGCTTCAAGAAGAGGCCAGACGGCAGGTGGAGGAACAAAGCAAGGAAGAAGTTGCCAGGCTGAGACAAGAACTG GTGCACAAGGCAAACCCAGTTCGCAAGTACCGTAGCGTGGAAGTGAAGCCCAGTGACCAGCCACTGACGACACCAAGGTCTCCCAACTTTTCAGACAGATTCCGGTGCTGA
- the TPX2 gene encoding targeting protein for Xklp2 isoform X4, with protein sequence MPHPSSRYSFDAPDTHINFAALSDDDVHSADSWFDRTDNLENVFPTQDVVSVLQNTPAVSKANLPEVQMVKSSENYDAEDAETGQVQATLVTKNIFGSLTTWRTTSNNASAPAGTSQRMTRRLSGQQKNAQQRKRLAKVKAEMHAVASVKKEEIPPLKKQKISSSREVLTEIPTESEHLHNTECSPTKPRGKLNVHTTPTLLKRSNPSGKLKSTEEQELEKMQQLQQEVVELRKRNEESLKAAIAGAGQPAKKAIIQVTKPVDFHFCTEERIKQHTESQPGNEYKEVNFVSGLRKHPPSPVRVAKGLTVPKPFNLSQGNKRKFEETAAEYVSLAQQIESFQKRTPSRYHLRSKKSDEGPIPAKPLKARLTNPKTPVLQTKRRLRPVTCKSTAELEAEELEKIQQYKFKAQELDPRILEGGPILPKKPPAKELTQPIGFDLEIEKRIRERESKKQQEEEPFEFHSRPCPTKILEDVVGVPEKKQLPVTVPKSPAFALKDRVRMLTREEEKEQEMVPAIKANPMPHYGVPFKPKVPEQRHVEVCPFSFDARDRERLIQKEKKIEELQKEEVPKFKALPLPQFDHVNLPEKKVKNPTQPEPFHLQIDERGATKLQNWKQQIKDDLKRQKEAACFKARPNAVVHQEPFLPKKENKPLSVPDSFELATEKRAKERQEFEKRLAELEAQKERLQEEARRQVEEQSKEEVARLRQELVHKANPVRKYRSVEVKPSDQPLTTPRSPNFSDRFRC encoded by the exons ATGCCTCATCCAAGCTCTCGCTATTCTTTTGATGCTCCGGACACCCATATCAACTTTGCAGCTCTGAGCGATGACGACGTACATAGTGCCGACTCCTGGTTTG ATCGTACAGACAACTTGGAGAATGTCTTTCCTACGCAGGATGTGGTCTCTGTCTTGCAGAACACGCCTGCTGTTTCGAAAGCTAACCTTCCAGAAGTCCAGATGGTAAAATCCA GTGAAAATTATGATGCAGAGGATGCAGAaacagggcaggtgcaggcaacCTTggttacaaagaacatttttggCTCCCTGACAACTTGGAGAACCACCTCCAACAATGCTTCTGCCCCTGCAGGAACTTCTCAAAG AATGACCAGAAGACTGTCTGGTCAACAGAAAAATGCACAGCAGCGCAAACGCCTGGCCAAAGTCAAAGCAGAGATGCATGCAGTTGCCTCAGTCAAAAAAGAAGAGATTCCACCCTTGAAAAAGCAGAAAAT TTCCAGCAGCAGAGAAGTGCTGACCGAAATACCCACAGAGAGTGAACACTTACACAATACTGAATGCTCCCCAACAAAACCCAGAGGCAAGCTGAATGTGCACACTACACCAACATTGCTGAA AAGGAGCAATCCTTCTGGCAAGCTGAAGAGCAcagaggagcaggagctggaaaaGATGCAGCAACTGCAGCAGGAGGTGGTTGAACTGCGTAAGAGGAACGAAGAGTCCCTGAAAGCAGCTATTGCTGGTGCAG GACAACCTGCAAAGAAAGCCATCATTCAGGTTACAAAGCCAGTCGACTTCCATTTCTGCACTGAGGAGAGAATCAAGCAGCACACAGAAAGCCAGCCTGGAAATGAGTACAAGGAGGTCAATTTTGTGTCCGGCCTGAGGAAGCATCCTCCTTCTCCG GTACGAGTGGCAAAGGGGCTCACTGTCCCCAAGCCTTTCAATCTCTCCCAAGGGAACAAAAGGAAGTTTGAAGAAACTGCCGCTGAGTACGTCTCCCTTGCTCAGCAGATTGAATCATTCCAGAAACGCACTCCCTCTCGCTACCATCTAAGAAGCAAGAAGTCTGACGAAG GTCCAATTCCAGCAAAGCCCCTGAAGGCCAGGCTTACCAACCCCAAAACTCCAGTGCTTCAAACAAAGCGGCGTCTGAGACCTGTGACCTGCAAAAGtacagcagagctggaggcagaggaACTAGAGAAAATCCAGCA GTACAAATTCAAAGCTCAGGAGCTGGACCCCAGGATCTTGGAGGGTGGGCCAATCCTACCCAAGAAGCCCCCTGCAAAAGAGCTTACACAACCAATTGGGTTTGACTTGGAAATAGAGAAACGGATTCGGGAACGAGAGAGTAAGaaacagcaagaggaggagcccTTTGAATTCCATTCCAGGCCATGCCCGACTAAAATCTTAGAGGATGTCGTG GGCGTTCCAGAAAAGAAGCAACTTCCTGTTACAGTTCCCAAATCCCCAGCCTTTGCCTTGAAGGACAGAGTCCGAATGCTTACTCGAGAGGAAGAAAAG GAACAGGAGATGGTACCGGCAATCAAAGCTAACCCTATGCCACACTACGGAGTGCCCTTCAAGCCTAAAGTCCCAGAGCAGAGGCATGTGGAAGTCTGCCCCTTCTCTTTTGATGCTCGAGACAGAGAGAGATTaatacaaaaggagaaaaaaattgaagAGCTGCAGAAAGAGGAG GTGCCAAAGTTCAAAGCactccccctgcctcagtttgACCATGTCAACCTGCCAGAAAAGAAGGTGAAGAACCCAACGCAACCTGAACCCTTCCACCTCCAGATCGATGAACGGGGAGCTACGAAGTTACAGAACTGGAAGCAACAG atcaAAGACGACCTGAAACGACAGAAAGAGGCTGCCTGTTTCAAAGCTCGTCCCAACGCTGTGGTGCACCAGGAGCCTTTCCttccaaagaaagaaaacaagccaTTATCAG TTCCTGACAGCTTTGAGCTGGCAACAGAGAAGAGGGCTAAAGAGCGGCAAGAATTTGAAAAGCGATTGGCTGAGTTGGAAGCCCAAAAAGAGAGGCTTCAAGAAGAGGCCAGACGGCAGGTGGAGGAACAAAGCAAGGAAGAAGTTGCCAGGCTGAGACAAGAACTG GTGCACAAGGCAAACCCAGTTCGCAAGTACCGTAGCGTGGAAGTGAAGCCCAGTGACCAGCCACTGACGACACCAAGGTCTCCCAACTTTTCAGACAGATTCCGGTGCTGA